The following are from one region of the Bombus affinis isolate iyBomAffi1 unplaced genomic scaffold, iyBomAffi1.2 ctg00000064.1, whole genome shotgun sequence genome:
- the LOC126926939 gene encoding uncharacterized protein LOC126926939, which yields MTRTHEMKHCKVFKAKSATKQFEIVKKRHHSALITVVPSVASLIIKALKEPPRDRKRQKNIRHNGNLSFDDIVSIARSMRPRSMAKYLSGTVKEILGTCQSVGCTVEGRPPRDLIEEINGGKLQVPDE from the coding sequence ATGACACGGACCCACGAAATGAAGCACTGCAAGGTCTTTAAAGCCAAATCGGCAACTAAACAATTCGAAATAGTAAAGAAAAGGCATCACTCTGCACTAATTACGGTGGTTCCCTCTGTTGCATCGTTAATTATTAAGGCTTTGAAGGAGCCACCTAGGGACCGAAAAAGGCAGAAGAATATAAGACATAATGGGAATCTATCATTTGATGATATCGTTTCCATTGCTCGGTCGATGAGACCGAGATCTATGGCAAAGTACCTTAGTGGTACTGTTAAAGAAATATTAGGTACTTGTCAATCAGTTGGATGTACTGTTGAAGGTAGACCACCACGAGATCTTATCGAAGAAATTAATGGTGGAAAGCTCCAAGTCCCAGATGAATAA
- the LOC126926920 gene encoding uncharacterized protein LOC126926920, with protein sequence MRQLDEYEESGRVNKNYLISCRRAFDENWMKIIAVQESEFQELESLDKEESEHLVSSAQEYHHIDARILDLLEQSHIPPLSRDSQNAMDRNKNLTSVQKVQYLETTVTGKAARSTQPLEVTDSNYSIALNVLKETFDYHRRICMRHWELLKHYPKITEETSEAVEDLHETVKASLKALDILGELINSNIVIINLLSSKLPSSIVRKWQRTLPNRRMPSYIHLMELLQTRAKSNDIRTKSNETNGSSH encoded by the exons ATGCGTCAACTCGACGAATACGAGGAATCAGGACGGGTAAACAAGAATTACTTGATATCTTGCCGCAGAGCGTTCGACGAGAATTGGATGAAAATAATCGCGGTCCAAGAATCGGAATTCCAAGAATTGGAATCGTTAGACAAGGAAGAATCTGAGCATCTAGTATCTTCAGCGCAAGAATATCACCACATTGACGCACGAATACTGGATCTCCTTGAGCAATCACACATCCCTCCACTAAGTCGAGACTCCCAAAACGCGA TGGACCGTAATAAGAACCTAACATCGGTCCAAAAGGTTCAATATCTTGAAACAACCGTAACTGGAAAGGCCGCCCGAAGCACCCAGCCGTTGGAAGTCACAGATTCTAATTACTCGATCGCACTTAACGTGCTGAAGGAAACATTTGACTATCACCGTCGAATCTGTATGCGGCACTGGGAATTGCTAAAACACTACCCTAAAATCACAGAGGAAACATCAGAAGCCGTAGAAGACTTGCACGAAACAGTCAAGGCGAGTCTCAAAGCGCTAGATATATTAGGCGAGCTTATCAATTCTAATATAGTAATTATCAACTTGCTCTCATCGAAACTACCGTCGTCCATCGTTCGCAAATGGCAGCGCACGTTGCCTAATAGAAGAATGCCATCATACATACATTTGATGGAATTGCTTCAGACACGGGCTAAAAGTAATGACATCCGAACGAAATCAAATGAAACAAACGGGTCATCTCATTAA